GAACACTGTCATTTATTCCAGCAAGAATGACCGACTGATTTCCGACTGGTACGCCTGCATTTGCCAGCATTTCACATGCCTTTTTCGATTCTTCTGTTATCTCAATTGATGTATTAAAATGCGTATTTAGCCAAATCGGATGATACTTTTTCAAAATGTTACACAAGTTGTCGGTGATTCTCTGTGGAAACACAACAGGGGCTCTCGTTCCGATGCGGATAATTTCCACGTGATCGATTTCTCGTAAATTTTTTAAAATATATTCTAAAATATTGTCATTAATTAACAGTCCATCCCCTCCGGAAATCAAGACATCTCGTACCTGGGGTGTTTGCCGGATATAGGAAATGGCGGCATCCAGTTGTTTCTTTGGTACACCCATGCCAATTTGGCCGGAAAAGCGTCTTCTTGTACAATAGCGGCAATACATGGAACATTGATTTGTCACAAGGAAGAGAACCCTGTCAGGATAGCGGTGTGTTAAACCAGGAACAGGGGAATCTTCATCCTCGTGTAATGGATCTTCAAGGTCGTATTTGGTTTTATATATCTCTTTTGAAATAGGGACAGATTGCATTCTAATTGGACAGCGAGGATCATCAGGGTTCATTAATGAAGCGTAGTATGGAGTGATATTTAAGGGGATTGTTTTTGTCGAAATTTTGACCCCTTCTTCCTCATCGGGTGTAAGATTAATGACCTTTTTTAAATCATCCAATGTACGAATCGTATTTGTAAGCTGCCAAAGCCAGTCGTTCCATTGTTCCTCGGTAACATCCTTCCAAAGCTCGATATCTTTCCAATTTCTTTCAGGCTTATATAAAAAAGATTTCATGTACATTCCTCCAATCCTTGCTAACAATATATGCAAGAATTGTGCCAAGTTGTAAACATCGTGATCACTTGCTTTTATTCATATTTTTTCAAATAAAATAGCTTTATAAAACTCGGCTGATGATTTACGCTCCAATCAACTTGTGGTCAAACGACGGATTGCGCAAATAAAAAGCGCCGAAAATTCGGCACCCACTTAAGTCATTTTTTTCAGTTTATATTGCAATGTCTGTCTGGGGATTTCCAACAGCTTTGCTGCTTGGTTAATATTTCCTTCCGCCTGTTCCAAAGCTGCCATCAATAAGCTCTTCTCTAGTTCCTCCACGTTTTTTCTTAATGACAGACTTTCCGTCTTCCTGTTTATCTGCTCCATTGAAGGTGATGACTGTCTCAACATGATCGGCAAATCTTCATATCCTAAACGCTCTCCCTCACAAATATTAACCATATATTCAATCGTATGCTTTAATTCACGCACATTTCCGGGCCATTCGTATTCTAAGAAAAATTGATTTATTTTTTGTTCCACACCTTGGATTCTTTTGGAACATTTTTCATTAAAAAACCGAATAAATAATTCCGTCAACAATAAAATATCTTCTTTCCGCTCTCTTAAAGGAAGGAGCGCAAAAGTAAACACATTTAACCGGTAGTACAGGTCAGACCGAAGTTTCTGTTCTTGCAGCGCTTTAATCGGCTGCATATTCATGGCTGCAATCACCCGTACATTTACCATATTACTTTCTGTGCTTCCAACCCTCCTAACCATACCGTCTTCAATCACACGAAGTAGTTTTGCCTGAAGTTCGATGGGCATTGTATGAAGTTCATCTAAAAACAAGGTGCCGCCATCTGCCAGTTCAAATAGTCCCTTTCGTTCTACTGCCCCGGTATAACTCCCTTTTGCTGTTCCAAACAACATACTTTCAAGCAGCGTTTCAGGTATGGCTGCACAGTTTTGTGCTATAAAAGGGCCATTTCTGCGGGAAGATTCATGATGAACCCCCTGAACAAAAAGCTCTTTTCCTGTACCTGATTCGCCATATACAAGAATAGGAGAATCCGATTTTGAGAACTTCTTAGCCTCATCCTTTAATCTAATTAAAACCGGATTCACAGTCTTTAGATCATTAAAAGTATAATGTACTTGTTTAGTGGTCTTTTTACTGCCGTCTTTTTTTTTCAATCCTTTTTGTAAATCCAGCAGCCTCTCCGCTAGCAGCTTCATTCTTGAATAATCTTTAGCAATTTCTACAGCTCCAATAATGATTCCATCAAGGAAAATCGGCAAGGTTGTATTAATGGTATCAATCCTTGTTCCATGTAAATTTAAATATACTTGTGTTTGATGATAGATCGGTTTGCTGGTTTGGATGACCTTTAACAATGTACTAGAGTCAACAGTTAACGAGGGAAAGGCATCTAAAAGATGCTTGCCAAGCACTTCCTCTACCTCCATGCCATCATGTCGCGCTGCTACTTCATTATAGTAAATTGTTTTTCCTTCCGTATTGACCACATGGATCCCTTCATCAATACTTTTTAAGATTGCAGCTAGAACCTCTTGTGTTAATGCAGTGAACAAAACCATAGGTTTTCACCTGACCCTTAATACCATATGACAAGGTGCCGAAAAACTGGCACCATGAGCCAAAATTTCAGCAGTCTACTAGATGTTTAACCCACATATTCATATTTTCAAGCTTATCGTAAATATAACAATTATTCATTAACCTGCCGCGGTAGCCGTATCCAAGTTGGTACAACGCTGCATTCATACCGAATGACTGCGACCTTGCGATAGAATAGGCACAAAATATACCTTGTTTTTTTAATTCAACTTCCAATTCATAAAGAAGGACCTTCATCAATCCGTATTTACGGTATTCCGTGAGCGTCGCGCAATCGGTTAATTCGGCATTTTTATATAAAACATTTATTTCAGCGCTGGCAGCACTGACGATTTTCCCCTGGTGAAAAAAGACAAAGTATACTGTTCCCTCATGCATCGTCTTTTTGACGTACTCTGGTTCAAAAAGCGGGGTCGGATAAATCTGAAATACTCGGCTATATAGAGCAGCCAATTCAGCTGCGTCACTTAAATCTGCTTTTTTTAATACATAATCATTCGGGGGTCTAACAAGTTGCGAAGAAGCGGCTAATTGATATACACTTCGAATAATGCCATCTTCCGTCATCCAGTGATCATTTCGTTTTCGTTCAGGTGTATAATATTTTGCAAAAAAATAAGCGTCCGAGCCGCGATAATAGCGATCTACTATTGCCTCAGGCTGCAGACCTAACTCAAACAGCAGAAAGGTATCTTCTTTACGCCCTTTCATTATCAATTTTTCAGCGTTATTTTTGTGAACGATTTTCTCTGTTTTATCGAGGATTAATTTTAGGTTGCCGCGATAATCATCCACGCGGATCCTTTTATTGAATGGATCATTGTAAACTTCCAGGAAGTACTCACTATCCTCAATAAACATTGATGAGGCAGGTTGACTCATTCCATTCACTCCTTTTGAACCCCACACCATCTAATCAGGGTACGAGCAATAATTTCGCTTGCCGCAAACATCTCTTCGAGAATGATATACTCATTTGCATCGTGGGCAATCTCGGTCGTTCCCGGGCCAAATACAACTACAGGTGTTCCACCGACAGTAGATAATATCCCGCCATCAGTCCCCCAAGGGCTTGCTTCAATAATAGGCGTCTCACCTTTTATTTCCAAATAACTTTCACTAAGCTCTTTAATTAGCATGTGATCATCATTAAGACTTCCAGGCAGCCACCTTCCTCCGAACCACTCAATTTTCAGGGGGTGCTCACTCAGCCATGCATCCTCTCGGCATAGGTCTTTTAAGCAATTTTCCATATCTCTCTTGGCATGTTCAATGGTTTCTTCTGGTGCCACTCCCATTCTACCTTCAATAATCGCGGTGTCAGGCACCGAAGAAGGCCACTGCCCGCTTGTTATTTTGCCAATATTGATGGGAATTGGAATTGGGATTTGATCATAGAGGGGATCGGTAATTTTAGCATTTCTATCTTTCTCTAATTGTTGCAATCTTTCAAAGACGAGTTGGGATTTTTCGATGGCGCTTATGCCCTCGTATCTGGTACCGCCATGGGCTGCTTTCCCTTTTACAGTGATTCTGAACCACATGGATCCCTGTTGTTTAGGAAAGATTTTCATATTTGTCGGCTCCGGAATGATCGCTCCATCTGCTTTGTACCCTCTTAAAACAGCGGCAAGCGTGCCGGCACCTCCGCTCTCTTCCTCAATCACACTTTGAAAAATAATATCACCGTTAAGCTTCGTTCCTGTCGCAATAATAGATTCTATTGCGAGTAACATGGCAACCGTTCCTCCCTTCATATCGGTTGCTCCTCTGCCATAAAGTCTTCCACACTCAATATGGCCGCTGAAAGGATCCTGATTCCAGTTTAATTCGTCACCTACTGGGACCACATCAATATGCCCATTTAAGATAATCGATTTTCCGCCTCCTGCGCCTTTTAGAACTGCAACTAAATTGGGATTGCCCTCAAAGTCATTCCGATCACAGCAGAATGCTGGATGCTTCTTTAATTCTTCTCCCCCTATTTCCCAAATATCAAGCGTCAATCCAAGCTGACGGCATTTTTCAATGATAATGGCTTGGGCTCCGCTTTCATTCCCCCTAGTACTGTTTTCCTGTACCAGTATTTGCAGCAATCTTGCACCTCGTGCACGATTCTCCTTTAGCCAGTTACTCATTCGAGTTTCAATATTACTCACTTGTCCCACTCCTTTAAGGAATATGGTTCGGTTTAATAGGTGATTTTTCGAATTTGTTCGTGAATGATAAATGAACAGCCTGTTCTTTCTTTAATCGTCTTTAAATCGTATGGTTCAAACACTTCTGTCAAGAAGAGCCCGGAAGATGACACTTGAAAAACAGCAAGCTCCGTAATAATAATATTTACACAAGTTGATGAAGTTAATGGGAGGGTACATTCATTGACAATTTTGGGGTTTCCCTGCTTATCACAATGATTCATTAATACAACCACTTTTTTTGCTTTTTGCGCCAATTCCATTGCACCGCCCATTCCGGGCACTTTTTTCCCAGGCACAATCCAATTGGCCAAATCTCCACATTTGCTGACCTGAAGTGAACCTAATATCGTCATATCCACTTTGCCTCGGCGAATCATGCCAAAAGCTATACCGCTGTCACAATAAGATCCCCCTATTTTTAGCGTGACCGGAAAGCCGCCTGCATTACATAAATTCTCATCCTCCTCCCCTTTATTTGGGCTGGGACCCATTCCAGTTATTCCATTTTCCGCATGAAATATTACTTGAATTTCCTTTGGCAGATGATTTGGAACTAGCGAAGGGATGCCAATTCCAAGATTAACTACCATTCCATGCTGAATTTCTTCTGCAGCTCGACGTGCCAATTTATTGCGGATATCTACTCCCATGCCCACTTCCAATTCACTCCCTTTGTTGGAATAACATAATCCACAAACACCCCTGGTGTAATGATTTCTTCAGGATTTAACATCCCAAGCGGAACAATTTCTTCGACTTCAGCTATGGTCACTTCTCCCGCCATCGCCACTAGAGGATTGGTATTGCGGGCACTTTTGTCATAAATTAAATTTCCATATTCATCTGCCTTTTTTCCATAAACAATTGATATGTCTGCCGTTAGCGCAGATTCTATTAGATAATCCTTGCCTTTAAGTGTAAATTTCTGTTTATTTTTTGTAACAATTTCATTATCGATGCCAATATCGGATAAAATCCCAGGAAGACCAACGCCTCCTGCGCGGATTCTTTCTGCCAAGATCCCTTGGGGGGAAAACTCAACCTCCATTTTCCCCTCATGCATTAACTTTCCGGCTATAGGATTCGAACCAATATGGGAAGCAATAACTTTGATCGCTCTTTCATTGCTGACGATTTTGCCAATGCCAATGTGCGGGAAGCCCGTATCATTTCCAATTAACGTAAGGTTCCGGATACCTTTTTCAAGGATGCCATCAATGAGATCAGGTGGTGTTCCTACCCCTCCAAAACCACCAAACATCAGTGTCATCCCATCATGGAATAAATCCATCACTTTATCGAGCGTCGTAATTTTTCCAAACATATTTTCCATTTAAGCACCTCCTGTCGTCCCTGATGTTTTAATTGAGACAGAAAATGCCATAAGGGTTTCTCTTAATAGACCAACTAATTCCCACATTTCCTGATTGGAAATGGTTAACGGAGGGGAAATGATAATTGCATCCCCATTTACTCCATCTATTCCTGCATTTGCTGGATAGACGAGGAGCCCTCTTTCCTTAGCTAAATTAACTATTTTTTGTGTAACCATTTCGCTTCTGGAAAACGGCTCTTTGGTCGCCCCATTCTCCACAAATTCAATCCCCAATAATAAACCTTTTCCTCGAACATCACCAATAAACGAAAATTGACTTTTAAGTTTTTCAAGCTGTGATCTTAAAAAATCCGACTTTGTTTCTACCTCAGCAATAATATTATGCTTTTCTAAGTACTCCAAAACCGCCAAAGAAACTGCACATGTCTGGGGATTGGCACTTAAGGTATGACCGCTCATGACTGATTTTGAACCTTGTATTATCGGCAGCATGACCTTTTCACTGGCTACTGCTGCTGCGATTGGTGCATAGCCTGCCCCAAGTCCTTTTCCCAATACCGCAATATCAGGAACAACACCCCAATGTTCACAGGCCAGCATCGTTCCCGTCCTGCCGGAACCCGTCATTACCTCATCAGCAATAAAAAGAATGTCATATTTTTCACAGATTTTTTTAATCATTTTAAAGTAATCTTCGGGAGGTGCAATGGCTCCTCCTGCCGCCCCAATCACCGGCTCGGCAATGAATGCAGCAATTTTGTCAGATCCAATTCGATTAATCGCTATTTCTAACTCTTTTGCACAAAGGATGCCGCAGGAAGGAGCTTCAAGCTGATAAGGACAGCGGTAACAATAGGGGGGATGTATGACTGGAAAATCTTCTAACAGCGGAACAAAACGAGCTCTTCTAAGTGGATGTCCGGACATTGAAAGAGCACCGAGAGTAATTCCATGGTAACTGACCCACCTAGACAGCACTTTTGTTTTTGTGTTTATTCCTTTTTCCTGCCAGTATTGGATGGCCATTTTCATGGCTGTCTCTGTCGCTTCTGAACCGCTATTGACAAAAAAACTCCAGTTTAAATCCGCTGACAATAGGCAGGCTATTTTCTCTGCCAACTTTTCCGCAGGTTCACTGGTGAATTGGGATCGATAAACAAATGAGACTTTTTTCGCCTGTTCACTCATGGCTTCAATAATTTCTGGCACACCATGGCCTATATTGGCAGTAACAGCACCTGATGCTGCATCTAAATATTTCTTTCCGTCTATATCAAATAAATAGACTCCTTTTCCATAATCAATTAACGGATAGTCTTCATCCAGCATCGGTTTTATTAAAAATGAACGGCTCATAGGAAAATCACTTCCTTTTTTTAAAGATGGAGGAACTAGGCTCTCCAGTTAACAAATCCCTTCTGTTTTTAAGGTATTAATATCCACCCTTATAGAAATTGTATGATTCAAGTTTTTATTTCTTTCTTCCAGGAAATAAAAAAGCGGCTGACTCGAAAGGGAGTCTGCCACTTTTTAATAATCAGGTCAGTTAAACTTGACTGCCAATTTCTGCTCCATTCAAATAGAAAAATTTACACATGCTTACATAGTCTTATTATCAATAGGCCCAGCTTGCACCAATGATTATCAACAAAATGAACAATACAACAATTAACGCAAATCCGCCAAATCCGAAGCCAACCCCACCGCCATACCCATATCCAGGATGGCAACATCCATCAAAACCATATCCACCGTAATACATACATATCACTCCTCATGATTTGTTTCGTTTCCCTGTTAAGATATGTATTAGGTGCTTGACCCGCATGTGTATTTGCCTAAATATTGAAATAATGGGCTTGTTTAGGTTTTGAATGACTTGTCGAAGAAATAAAAAAACGAAAGGAATAGACAAAGATAGATTTGTACCCATCTTATATTTAAATCGGCTATAGATAAATGATGGTCCTATTGCTTTTGATATCATGTAATTTCCTAATAATGTAAACCAACAGGTTAACTTCTTCCTGATATGGGTAAACTAAAATTACCAATTGGGTAATCCGTAAGAACAGCTAACGAAAGGAAGATTACAGTGTTTAAAAGGCAATCATCCATAAATTTAAGGTTAATTGTAGGTGGATCTTTAATCTCCACGATATTTAGTGTTATTATAATCGGAATGCTTTTGCACTTGAATGAGAATATGAGTCAATTAAGAAAATAAGAAGACGGGACAATATATCCCCGTCTTTTATTTTTAACCTATATAAATTCGTATTGGAAGGTGCAAAAATGTTAGAAATCATACAGGAACATAAAGATGGCGTAGATTGTGACAGCTGTCGGAATCCAAATGTGGATTACATTATAGAAACCGATTATATCGTAATGGATTTTTGCAAAGAGTGTTTTGAAGGTTTAAAAAAGAAAATGATGAATGCGTAATTAGGAACTTATTTGGAAAAAGGCTGTGGCTCCATTGGAATGTTTGGATATTTCTTGTCTTCCGTACTTAAAAAATAGATTGAAACCAGCCAATAAAGGGAGGGAGGAATTTTAATTCCTCCCTCCCTTTGTCAATTATCAAGTACTGATCAGCATGTACATTCACATAGATTTTTTCAGGCAACATGAGATGCGCAATATTAACCGGCTTTTTAGGATCTATCCTCAAACAGCTGAGTATATTCCTTATAACCTGCCTCTTCCAACTTTTCCTTTGGAATAAAGCGTAAAGCCGCTGAATTGATGCAATATCTCAATCCTGTAGGTGCCGGACCATCATTAAAAACATGTCCCAAATGTGAATCGACAGATTTACTTCTCACTTCCGTCCGAATCATAAAATGGCTTAAATCTGTTTTTTCGATGATTTCTTCCTCTTCAATAGGTTTTGTAAAACTCGGCCAGCCACATCCTGCATCAAATTTATCAAGTGAGCTGAATAGCGGCTTGCCAGAAACGATATCGACATATAAACCATCCCGGGTTTCATTCCAATATTCATTGCGGAATGGCGGCTCCGTGCCATTATTTTGTGTAACTTCAAATTGCATTGGTGTCAGGTCTTTCTTTAATTGGTCGATATTTTTATTTTTCAATTTCTTCACCTCCAATGGGTTTTAATAAAATCTGCTCTTCCTGAGCCGATATGATATCTTTCATAGTGGATTGGATTTTTCTTATAGTAATGCTGATGATAATCTTCAGCAGTATAAAACGGCTTCGCAGGAAGAATAGGCGTTACAATCGGTTTACTAAAACGACCACTTTCCTCCAACTTTTTCTTGGATTCCTCAGCCAAACTTTTTTGAGTTTCGTTTTGATAAAAAATCGCTGTTTGGTAGGATTGCCCTCTGTCGTAAAATTGGCCGCCTGGATCTGTCGGATCAATTTGCTGCCAAAATAATTCCAACAATTTTTCATATGGAAAAATTTCCGGATCATACGTGATTTGTACTGCTTCATAATGTCCAGTAGTTTCTGCACAGACCTGCTGATATGTTGGGTTTTCCACGTATCCCCCGGTATAACCGGAAATTACACTTTTAATGCCAGGCTGCTCATCAAACGGCTTTACCATGCACCAAAAACAACCTCCGGCGAAAGTTGCTGTTTGATATTGTTCCATCCATACCACCCCTAGTCCTTTGAAAATATTTCATCTGTACATGAGTATACCTAAAGAGTTTAGAAAAATAAAATATTCGATTTCGTCTTTTTTACTTTGTACTCTAGACACCTACAAAGAAAGAACGGAATAAAGTAAGTGATAATGACAAAATAGAAGGTGAAATGTATGTCTATGGAAAGAAATCACAATGAATATCTTCAAAGGGCATATATGTATGATTTACTGGCCCAATTTTATAAATACTCTAACCCCGGCTTTCACATGAATTATTACCTGAAACACTTGAAATATATGAATAAGGCCTTCGAAACACTGCGAACTCAAACAGAATTGCATGAGCATCCTGCAACAATCCGAGTTCTTCATACCTCATATGATTCTCCAAATATCGATTTTTATCTGAACGGGGAACGAATAATCAAAGATCTTCCATTTAAAAATGTCAGCCCTGACCTACTTCTAAATAATGGTAAATATCATATTGATATTTATCCAACTGGAAACATGATAGAAAGTGTCCTAAACAAAAAAATACTGATAGAGCCTGGAAAGAGCTATACGTTAACAACAATCGGGCAAGTAAAAAAAATGAGGCTACTAATGTTTGAAAACCAACCTGAGGTTCCTTTTAATGAAGCAAAAGTTCGTTTTATTCATTTATCCCCTGATACAGAAAAGCTGGATATCGCAGTTAAGAATCGGGATGTCATTTTCCCTGATGTTGAATACAAACAAGCTACAGAATATTTAGGCTTGATGCCTATGACCGTAGACCTAGAAGCAAGGGAATCAGGCACCAGCAATGTGATCTTATCCATGCCAAAAATACAATTTAAAGCTAATGAAAGTTACACGATCCTATTTATTGGTCTAACAAAATCGGAACCAGAACTTCAATTTATTATTATAAAGGATAAAGAAAACTCGCCGACTGGCGAGCCCGTTAGGTCAAAGACAGAGGCTTAGTTCGTCGAAAAGCACAGCTTTTCGGCAGCGAGGCTAATGCACACGAAACATTCCCTCGTGCACTTATGCCTGATTGGAAAGTTATACTTTCCTACGGCTTAAAAAGAATTAGGTGCCCCTATTGCAGGCGGCACCTATTTTACAGGAACTAAAATGCTAAAGCCAATTTTATCCTTTGGCAAATCAATTTGATCTACTTTTATTTTCATATCACTCTTTAACTTTATATCTTGCATGTGAATATATACCAGCTTATCATTAGGCCTGATTTCTACACCTTGTGGAACCCGAAAACTTTCACTGATAACACTAAGCACAAACGAAATGGGAAGATTTAGTCGTCCTAAGGAAATCTTTTTTTGTTTTAAAACTAAATCACCATTTTTAAGCGCAATTGGTTCAAAGCTGATTTTCATATTCAAGTTATCACTTAATACAGGAAGTATCCCATATAATTCAACTTCGTCGCCCAAAACCAGACGATAATTGATCGGGGAACCTGCTGCCTGCTCTTGCAAATAATGATTAATAAGCTGATTTAAATCATCTTTATTTGATTTCACATGGAAAGAAACGAAATCGGATAAAGGTTCCTTTAACTGGCTGTTTTCATAATTCTTAGGGGAAACGAGCGCGAGAGAACAGATTACAATTAAAACCACAAGGTTGATTCCTAACAAGATGAGGAAAGCTACCTTCCATTTGTTATTCATTAGTACCGGTTCTCCTTTTTCTATTTATTTGACGAATTCAAGACAAATCCAAATGTCCTGTTTTAGTATAACACTTGGATAATTATTCAAACCATTTCTGACCATAAAAAATAGACCAGATGAGTGGTCTATTGCAATGCTTTAATATCCTGAATAATCTCATCATATGGGACATTTTGGTAGCCGTCATAAGATTTTCTGACATGACCATTTTGATCCACCAAAAAAATAAACGTTTGATGTATTACTTGAGAACCCTCAGCAGGCTTCTTAACAAATTCTTTGAAATTTTTCAAAGCGAAGTTTTCAATAAAAGCTTGTGAGTAACCTGTTAAAAAGGTCCAATTGTTAAAATCCGCCTGAAATTGCTTAGCAAACCTTGAAAGAGCTGCAGGAGTGTCCACTTTCGGATCAATGCTAAAGGAGACAAAATCCACATTCTTTAGACCTTCATCCTTCACCTTTTTTTGTAATTTTGCCATATTCGAAGTCATTGGCGGGCAAACATCCGCACAACTAGTAAAAATAAAATCTGAAATCCAAACCTTCCCTTTTACACTCTTTAAATCAAATGTCTTGTTAGATTGGGTTGTTGCTGAAAAATTTTTAATTGGCCAATCCACTTCATCTTTTATTTCCTTTTGACCGCATGCAGATAAAAA
Above is a genomic segment from Neobacillus endophyticus containing:
- a CDS encoding YpmS family protein, with translation MNNKWKVAFLILLGINLVVLIVICSLALVSPKNYENSQLKEPLSDFVSFHVKSNKDDLNQLINHYLQEQAAGSPINYRLVLGDEVELYGILPVLSDNLNMKISFEPIALKNGDLVLKQKKISLGRLNLPISFVLSVISESFRVPQGVEIRPNDKLVYIHMQDIKLKSDMKIKVDQIDLPKDKIGFSILVPVK
- a CDS encoding SCO family protein yields the protein MKFRFTFFILLISSLFLSACGQKEIKDEVDWPIKNFSATTQSNKTFDLKSVKGKVWISDFIFTSCADVCPPMTSNMAKLQKKVKDEGLKNVDFVSFSIDPKVDTPAALSRFAKQFQADFNNWTFLTGYSQAFIENFALKNFKEFVKKPAEGSQVIHQTFIFLVDQNGHVRKSYDGYQNVPYDEIIQDIKALQ